In Leptospira fletcheri, the genomic window ATCGCACATTTAGACAAACCGCTTAAGTAGCGCAGAGGAAGATCATGAGTTTCTAAATTACCGATCACGAATCCTCCCCCATGATAGTAAACCAAACAAGGAAGAGGTTCCGAAGTCGGATGGGGAGAATACAGACGGACAGGAATTCGACCGGCAGTTCCCGGAATCGTAAAATTCTCCACACGAGAGAGTTCTACTTTAGGAAAATCGAATAAATTCAAAATATAAGCGAATAATTTTCGGGCCTTTTCCGGTGGAAGAGATTCCAATTTCGGCTTCGTTTTGGCTAGCAAAAGGATCGTCCGAAGTTTCGGATCCAACGACCGCTCCCGCTTCCGATCCTCGCCGAAAATCCGGACGACTTCGTTCGGAACCGCTAAAAGAGAACGCGCCGCCGCCGTTTCAAGTCTTTGCCATAGCACTTTTTTTGCTTTGCCCCGTACGTTTTTTCCCTTTCCGAACAGCAGTACTCGCAGAGGAACGAAATTGCGCTTTCGCTTTGATCGGAAGGTTGTTTCCGGATTTTAAAGCACGCTTTTTTCCCGCTTTCAATTCTTTTTGCATATAATAGAGAAAATCTTCGAAATCCACCTGCATAGTGTGTCGAGCGGAGGCTACATACCGCCTACGCATTGCGGATTCGTATTTTTCGATCTGACTTTGCATTTCCGGGATCGGCGGAAGTTGGTAGTTTCCGGTCAGATATTCCGCGATCCATTTTCCTTGGAATTCCGCCAAAGGCATAATTGCACCGAGCGGCTGATACAGGCCGATAAAGAAAAGATTGTTCGATCCGGGTTTAAAAGTTCTATGAAATAACGGAAGGTGGTTGTCTTCCACGGAAATGAAACTCGGATCGAAGAACGGAAATCGGACGTTGTATCCGGTGCAGTAGATTACGGCATCCACTTCCTCCTCCGAATCGTCGGCGAATTGAATCATATTTCCTTTAAATTCCTTTATAACGGGTTTATAAACGATATCCCCTCTTCCTAGGCGTACAAGAATGTCTTGAGATATCGTCGGGTGCGCTTCTCCAGGTTCGTGATCGGGTTTAGGTAGGCCGAAATCCTCCATATTTCCTACTCCCAATCGTAAAATAAAACCCACCAAGGCTCTTTTGAGCCAAAACGGAGTTCCGGGAGGAATGAGTTGTGTCGATTTGTCCAGGGGTTTTCCGAACAGATAATTCGGAATGATCCAAGCGCCTCTTCTGGAACTTAGGAAAACTTTCGCCGAGACTCCGGGCCGGCTCAGCTCTACGGAAATGTCCATGGCGCTATTACCCATACCGAGGATTACCACTTTCTTTCCGGTCAGTCGTACGGGCTTCTCCGGATCCACATAATCGTGGGAATGGATGATCTTTCCGCTGAATTTACCCGGAAAATTCGGTTCCGGCCAGCGAGGAGACCAGTGGTGTCCGTTCGCGACGATAACCGCATCGTAATATTTCCTGATTCCTTTGTCGGTCGAGACAAGATACGTTCCGTCTTCCTGAGGTTCGACCTTCGATACTCCGTTTTTAAAGATCATGTTTTTTCGAAGTCCGAAATGATCCACGTAATCGGAAAAGTATCTTTGGATCGGTTCATGATTCGGATAATCCGGATACCATTTCGGCATGGGATAATCCTTATATTCCATTCTGTCCCGATGAGTATTGATATGTAAGGATTTATATATGTTACTGATTCCGTTGTCGTTATTGAAACGCCAGTTTCCGCCTATATCGCTCCCTTTTTCGTAGCAATCGAAAGGAATCCCTTTGTCCTGGAGAGATTTGCATACGGTGATTCCGCTAGAACCGGCTCCGATGACGCAAACTTTAGGTAAATCAACCATGGGCAGTCTCCAATTCTTGTACAATACCGATCGGTAAGAAGGAGACTAGATTGAATCCGCCTCATGGTCGAAGGTCAAGTCGGAAAATGATTCTAGCAAACAACTTCCTGTGAAGAGTTTCTCCGATTAAAAAGAGAACAAACGTTCACTCTCCGCATTTTTCAGATCCGGATCGTATATCCTATATTATAGAAAAATATAAAATGCACGATATGCTGCTGCTGGTAGTGCTCTATCAGTCCTCTTCTTACGAACTCGTTCGGCGCAATGGAGGTAAGATAATTCACTATGAATTGGTTCTTATATCCGTATACCTTGGAAGGATCCGTCGTCTTTCCATCATTCGGATTCGTATCCGGATAAACGCCCGCGCTAGGAGTATATATCTCGTTATCCACCAAGGCCGGAGTCGCACGGTACATCGCGTTCAGGGCGAAGAAAAATTTTCCGTAGTCGAACTGCAATCTCGGACTGATATCGCTGACTCCTTTTTTCCTATCTATGTTGTCGTTTACGTCGGCATATCCGATCACTAAGCTCGGGGTGATTCGAAACGTCTCTCCTTTAAAGAATTCGTGACTTAAGGAAAGTCGATAGTTGTGGGTTCCCTGAAAAATGCCGCCGTAGTCGTTTAACATTTTGTTGTTCGCCGAAAATTGAGGATTCAACCATTGTAGAAATGGGGGTCTCCAGCCTACGACCCAATATCCACGCATCACATATATAGGGTCGTTCGCGTTTATAAAAAGAAAGCCTGCGGAAAAAGCGCCCATCTTCGTTTCATGCTCGTACATCGCACGTGTGAAAAGGTAATCGAAGAGCCCGTTCTTTTCCTTTCTAGTTTTGACCTGATTCGGATCGTACTGTAAAGTTCCTGTGGCCAAAGATTGGTTGATCAGGTAGGATTGATCCGGGCCGCCCGGCGTAGATTGGAAACGATTGTCCGCATCGGTATTGGACCGATCGACCAATGGATCCATGACGGTTAAACCGAGCTTGAATTGTTTCGGCAGACCTAATAGGTCTACGCTAGTGGTCATAAAGTAAGCTTGATAAAAATCCTTGTATTTCGTCCCGTTTCGTCTTGCTTGCCGTTCTCCGAATAGATCCACACCCTGAAACGCACCGTCATTGGAAACGGATTGGGAAAGAAGGAAGGAATGTTCTGGTAGAGATTCCGCAGGGGAATCTTTTTTTACCGCTCCAGTCGGAACACTCTCGTCGGTGGTGAATTCCGCCGGACCTTCCTTGGCATCCGGAGTGATTTGTTTGATCCGGTCCTTACGGATTCGATAGACGACTCCGTCTTTATCGACGATTTCGATCTCCGTTTCCGTTTCTTTTTCGACGGTGACTCGTTCGAAACTGCGACCGCCCGTAGTCAGAACCGTAACCGCGTCCAGATCGACTACGAAGGGCGTGAAGAAAAATAATGCGATGAATAAACGCCGATGTTTTTTTCTCATAATACCACCCTTTTACCGAGCGATTCAGAATTCAATTCAGATAATTAAGTTAGTTAACTATTAATTATTAAAATAATTCCTTTTTTTTAATAATTTTGGGGAAAAAAAATTAACTTTTTTTCCGAACTAGAGTCCAATCAACTCTCTAATCAACTATTAGAAAGGAATATTCGCATTTCTTATGAACGATCCTAGTTTAGCTTATACTTCGCTTTTCAGGACTTCCTCCTTTTACGCGGGCCATTGGCAGCAATCTTCGGAAAAAAGAATCCGAGTCATGGATCCTGCAAGTGGAGGAGAGATCGGCACAGTTCCGAATCTTTCGAGAGAAGAGACTCGAGAGGCGATCGAGTTTGCCGAAGCGGAACAACGGCGTTGGGCAAAAACGACCGGCAAGTACAGAGCCAAACTTTTAAGAAATTGGGCGGATCTGATGCACCTTCATAAGGAAGATCTTGCGAAGATCATGACCTGGGAGCAGGGAAAACCTTTGTCGGAATCCAAGGGGGAAAT contains:
- a CDS encoding flavin-containing monooxygenase — encoded protein: MVDLPKVCVIGAGSSGITVCKSLQDKGIPFDCYEKGSDIGGNWRFNNDNGISNIYKSLHINTHRDRMEYKDYPMPKWYPDYPNHEPIQRYFSDYVDHFGLRKNMIFKNGVSKVEPQEDGTYLVSTDKGIRKYYDAVIVANGHHWSPRWPEPNFPGKFSGKIIHSHDYVDPEKPVRLTGKKVVILGMGNSAMDISVELSRPGVSAKVFLSSRRGAWIIPNYLFGKPLDKSTQLIPPGTPFWLKRALVGFILRLGVGNMEDFGLPKPDHEPGEAHPTISQDILVRLGRGDIVYKPVIKEFKGNMIQFADDSEEEVDAVIYCTGYNVRFPFFDPSFISVEDNHLPLFHRTFKPGSNNLFFIGLYQPLGAIMPLAEFQGKWIAEYLTGNYQLPPIPEMQSQIEKYESAMRRRYVASARHTMQVDFEDFLYYMQKELKAGKKRALKSGNNLPIKAKAQFRSSASTAVRKGKKRTGQSKKSAMAKT